A part of Solicola gregarius genomic DNA contains:
- a CDS encoding flavin-containing monooxygenase, translating into MSEVTHRVVIVGTGFAGVGAAIRLKRAGITDFVILEKDDDLGGTWRDNTYPGCACDVPSYLYSYSFEQNPDWTRMFARQDEIWAYIRGCIDKYDLGSHIRYGQQLTSAAWDDDNATWEVLTAQGTSYTARAVIAGFGPLHSPRYPDVEGLDTFEGTTFHSAEWNHDHDLAGKRIAVIGTGASAVQFIPQIRETAAHVDVYQRTPSWIVGKPDRPIGAFERALYRRVPFAQRVVRNTIYWALEMRALGFALHPRFMKPLDLQARRHIAKQIADPELREKVTPSYEIGCKRLLISNDFYPALAADDVELVTDGIARVTPDGVVDSNGVERKVDTIIYGTGFDVVGNLTRAKIVGRGGAELAETWEEDGASAHLGISVSGFPNFFLIIGPNTGLGHTSMIFMIERQVEYIVKTLQALDERGDDFADVRPEAERAFTTKVRAKLSGSVWESGCSSWYLDDKGRPVTVWPYFTFKYWADTRRFRTAEYEFGRVRS; encoded by the coding sequence ATGAGCGAGGTCACCCACCGAGTAGTCATCGTCGGCACCGGGTTCGCCGGCGTCGGCGCCGCGATCCGGCTCAAGCGGGCCGGCATCACCGACTTCGTCATCCTGGAGAAGGACGACGACCTCGGCGGCACCTGGCGCGACAACACCTACCCGGGTTGCGCGTGCGACGTGCCGTCGTACCTCTACTCGTACTCCTTCGAGCAGAACCCGGACTGGACCCGGATGTTCGCCCGGCAGGACGAGATCTGGGCATACATCCGAGGCTGCATCGACAAGTACGACCTCGGCTCGCACATCCGGTACGGACAACAGCTCACCAGTGCCGCATGGGACGACGACAACGCGACCTGGGAGGTCCTCACCGCGCAGGGCACCAGCTACACCGCGCGTGCGGTCATCGCCGGGTTCGGGCCCCTGCACAGCCCGCGCTACCCCGACGTCGAGGGCCTCGACACCTTCGAGGGCACGACGTTCCACTCCGCCGAGTGGAACCACGACCACGACCTCGCCGGTAAGCGGATCGCCGTCATCGGCACCGGCGCGAGCGCGGTGCAGTTCATCCCGCAGATCCGCGAGACGGCCGCGCACGTCGATGTGTACCAGCGCACTCCGTCGTGGATCGTCGGCAAGCCGGACCGCCCGATCGGGGCGTTCGAACGAGCCTTGTACCGACGCGTCCCGTTCGCGCAGCGGGTCGTACGCAACACGATCTACTGGGCGCTGGAGATGCGTGCCCTCGGATTCGCGCTGCACCCGCGCTTCATGAAGCCGCTCGACCTGCAGGCGCGACGTCACATCGCCAAGCAGATAGCCGATCCCGAGCTTCGCGAGAAGGTGACCCCGTCGTACGAGATCGGGTGCAAGCGGCTGCTGATCAGCAACGACTTCTACCCGGCGCTCGCCGCCGACGACGTCGAGCTCGTCACCGATGGCATTGCCCGCGTGACTCCGGACGGTGTCGTGGACAGCAACGGCGTGGAACGCAAGGTCGACACGATCATCTACGGCACGGGCTTCGACGTGGTGGGCAACCTGACCCGCGCCAAGATCGTCGGTCGTGGCGGCGCGGAGCTCGCCGAGACGTGGGAGGAGGACGGAGCTTCGGCTCACCTCGGCATCAGCGTGTCGGGCTTCCCCAACTTTTTCCTCATCATCGGCCCGAACACCGGCCTCGGCCACACGTCGATGATCTTCATGATCGAGCGGCAGGTCGAGTACATCGTCAAGACACTGCAGGCACTCGACGAGCGCGGCGACGACTTCGCCGACGTACGCCCGGAAGCCGAGCGCGCGTTCACCACCAAGGTGCGTGCGAAGCTGTCCGGCAGCGTGTGGGAGTCCGGCTGCTCCAGCTGGTACCTCGACGACAAGGGGCGGCCGGTGACCGTTTGGCCGTACTTCACCTTCAAGTACTGGGCGGACACCCGGAGGTTCCGTACCGCGGAGTACGAGTTCGGTCGCGTACGAAGCTGA
- a CDS encoding DUF4129 domain-containing protein — MDEGARRRLAGVLVGGLVAVGLLLAVWAASAGPSLDWSPSSGDDESTVQRTEQPETATDACRDGRCEAPERDDSGVFGVIATIILVLIGLTLLAAVIALLRAGRAGFLARRRRGGIAPPGEALPDVAAAVREDAAGQYAALRTGSPRNAIVACWVRLEDSVMSAGLTVRGSETSSELTHRILAKYGVDDAAITRLGALYREARFSRHEVTESMRTAAIDALDRVHASLERRPASGSGVPR; from the coding sequence ATGGACGAGGGAGCACGGCGGCGGCTCGCCGGTGTGCTCGTGGGCGGCCTCGTCGCGGTCGGCCTGCTGCTCGCCGTGTGGGCCGCGTCTGCCGGACCATCGCTGGACTGGTCGCCGAGCTCGGGCGATGACGAGTCCACGGTCCAACGCACCGAGCAGCCCGAGACCGCGACCGATGCGTGCCGCGATGGTCGGTGCGAGGCTCCGGAACGCGATGACAGCGGCGTGTTCGGCGTCATCGCGACGATCATCCTCGTGCTGATCGGACTGACGCTGCTCGCTGCCGTCATCGCACTGTTACGTGCGGGACGGGCAGGATTCCTCGCGCGCCGCCGCCGAGGAGGCATCGCGCCGCCGGGCGAAGCGCTCCCCGATGTCGCAGCGGCGGTTCGCGAGGACGCGGCCGGACAGTACGCGGCACTACGTACGGGATCGCCGCGGAACGCGATCGTGGCGTGCTGGGTGCGACTGGAGGACTCCGTGATGTCGGCGGGCCTGACCGTACGCGGATCCGAGACCTCGTCCGAGCTGACCCATCGCATCCTGGCGAAATATGGCGTCGACGACGCGGCGATCACTCGGCTCGGGGCGCTTTACCGGGAGGCGAGGTTCTCGCGACACGAGGTGACGGAGTCGATGCGCACGGCGGCGATCGACGCCCTCGATCGCGTGCACGCCAGTCTCGAGCGTCGCCCGGCGAGCGGCTCGGGGGTGCCGCGATGA
- a CDS encoding DUF4333 domain-containing protein produces MYVRPRPTRAGWAAAAGLTLALLLSACGGIEVSAGTDDLSADDVASKAAEALTPKVGSEPTVTCDDGLTAEEGESTTCSMQVGGDPKEYAVEATVSSVDGDDVSLDFRSDDYRPTDGKGTIFADEVARQAADALEKQYGTRPKITCPDDLPGKAGATTRCVLGVEGDDTEYGMTAEVSEMDGTRYHLDFTVDDEPLDETS; encoded by the coding sequence ATGTACGTACGTCCGCGACCGACTCGCGCCGGCTGGGCAGCCGCCGCCGGGCTCACCCTTGCCCTGCTGCTTTCCGCGTGTGGCGGCATCGAGGTGAGCGCCGGTACGGACGACCTGTCCGCCGACGATGTCGCGTCGAAGGCAGCGGAAGCCCTGACACCGAAGGTCGGCAGCGAGCCCACCGTCACCTGCGACGATGGCCTGACGGCCGAGGAGGGCGAGAGCACGACATGCTCGATGCAGGTCGGCGGCGACCCCAAGGAGTACGCGGTCGAGGCGACGGTGTCGTCGGTCGACGGTGACGACGTGAGCCTCGACTTCCGCAGCGACGACTACCGCCCGACCGACGGCAAGGGCACGATCTTCGCCGACGAGGTTGCCCGGCAGGCAGCGGATGCACTGGAGAAGCAGTACGGAACGCGCCCGAAGATCACCTGCCCCGACGATCTTCCCGGAAAGGCCGGAGCGACGACCCGATGCGTGCTGGGCGTCGAGGGCGACGACACCGAGTACGGCATGACCGCCGAGGTGTCCGAGATGGACGGCACGAGGTATCACCTCGACTTCACCGTCGACGACGAGCCGCTCGACGAGACGAGCTGA